The following nucleotide sequence is from Paenibacillus andongensis.
ATTTATCCCTGCTCTCTACGAATTGATTCTTTATTATGATGCATCCCCAATAGGTGAGACTTTGAACTACGCCAAAGATCCCACAGAGGAGAGACTTTGCCTACACCAAAGATCCCACAAAGGAGAGACTTTGCCTACACCAAAGATCCCACAAAGGAGAGACTTTGCCTACACCAAAGATCCCTATATTATGTTAGGAGGTTCGACCATATGTCAGCAATTAGACAAGATGCTTGGAGCGATGAAGACGACTTAATCTTAGCGGAAGTGACACTGCGTCACATACGAGAGGGAAGTACACAATTATCTGCATTCGAAGAAGTTGGAGAACGCATTGGGCGTACTGCAGCAGCATGTGGATTCCGTTGGAACAGTTTTGTAAGGAAAAAATATGAAGCGGCTATACAGATAGCCAAAGCGCAGCGTCAAAAAAGAACGCAGCTCAAAAAGCATGCAGCCGTCTCGATTTCCGGTTCTTCTTCCATTGGACTTCTTGATGGACCTGAGTTATCATCGGGCAAAGTAGAGACATTCACGGAAGAAACATTATCGATCGATGCTGTAATCCGTTTTTTGAGACAATGGAGAAATACATACCAAGATATGAATCGTCATATTAAAAATTTAGAAAAAGAACTGCAAGACAAAGAGGACGAACTAGATAGACTTGGCAGAGAAAACAACAAGTTGAATAAGCAGGTTAATGAAGTAGAGACGGATTATCGTGTTGTGAATGATGATTATAAAGCATTGATTCAAATTATGGATCGTGCTAGGAAAATGGCCTTCCTTGTTGAAGAAGAGGAAGAAGAGAAGCCGCGGTTCAAAATGGATGCAAACGGTAACCTGGAAAGAGTAGATTGAGTTGCCCTCCATCCTTACATATAGAAGCTTCAGAACAAGGAGAGCCCTTGGACTGGGGCTTTTTTGTTGTATAATGGGGATTACAAGAAAAGGGGGGAAATGAGATGCACATTCTGATTGTTGGTGCAGGCTCTTTAGGGCTTCTATTCGCTGCGAAGTTGTCTGCTGTTTGTGAACATATGACAGTTCTTGCAAGATCAAGAGAACAAGCAGATGCGCTAGCTCAGAAGGGGATTGAGTTGGTTGGAACTGCAGAGTCAATTAGGACTACTCGTAGTGGAGTCATAGATTTTCGCTACTATATAGAAGAAGCGGAAACGGCTAATTCAACTTTACATCATTTTGATTACATATTTCTCATGGTCAAACAGCCTGCTATTTCACAAGAACTAATAAACAATCTGAAGTCTCAAATGTCTGAAGACACCTATGTAATAAGTTTCCAGAACGGAATAGGGCACGAAATGAGGTTAGGTGAAGAGCTTGGGCGGGAAAGCTTGCTGCTTGCTGTAACGACGGAAGGGGCTAGACGAGAGAGCTTAACGGCCGTTACGCACACAGGACATGGCGTCAGTTATATAGGAAAAACAGAAGATTCAGACCATACTGTAAATTCAACACATATTTTGTTAGTTGAGATGCTTGAGAAGGCAGGATTTCATACAATGATGTCGAAGAACATCAATGTAAGGATTTGGAGCAAGTTGACGATAAATGCAGTAATTAATCCGCTTACGGCAATTTTACGTGTGAAAAACGGAGATCTGCTGCTCTCACCTTGGACGCGCAAACTCATGAATAACCTTTATCAAGAAGCTCGTTTGGTGGCTACGGCCAAGGGGGTTTTACTACCTGATGAGCTATGGGACACGCTGCTTAGCGTCTGCGAAGCCACAAGCCAAAATCATTCATCTATGCTTCAGGATATTGAACAGTCCCGACGTACGGAGATCGATCATATTAACGGAAGTCTAGTGAAAATGGCAATAGAATTAAATCTTGAGATTCCGACTCACCAAACCGTTTACCAATTAGTGAAAGCCCTTGAATAAGTAGGTGATTCTTAATGATGAATGTACTAGCCAGTTGGATATCCACGATATATGCAGCCTTAGCAGTGGCGCCGTTTATTACGTTTATCCTTTTGTGGTTTCTAGTTTTTGTTTTTCTTAGAGATAAGAAAATGACAACAAGACTTACCATGGATGTGACGACGTTATTTCTGCTAGGCTCTGTTTCTTTGATGTGGAATCAACTTTTTCATACGAATTTTGGTTTCTGGCTAATTGCGCTCGTGCTGCTCATCGCTTTTGGAATCATTGGTGGTTATCAGACGCATTTGAAAGGGAAAACAGAATTATTAAAGGTTAGCAGAGTAGTATGGAGACTTAGTTTTCTGGGTCTATCAGCACTTTATATCTTGCTATTTTTCCTGCATATAGGGAGAAATTATATATTTTCGACCTAATCAAGACAAGTTTGTGGAAATATTGTGAATAAATCAATTTTTAGCATGTGTTTGTAATATTTATTTAAGAATTGTAGAAAATAACAATGAAATCCGTCTAGATTTTATTGACCGATGGTTGTATAATTAGAAACCGTAAAGGACATTCTTCTTCATATTATTTTAACAAAGGTGAATTAAAATATTATCGAAGTGAATGGAAATTAAAATTAGCTCTGGACAAAGCATAGTTATATGTTATAATTCCTTGCGTAGACTCTAGTAAATTTTTTTACCAGAGGTTCAAGTCAGATATGCTGACATGTGTGAAGCGGTTTCATTTGTTCTTGGGTTGAAGGTGTAAGGTTTATGTTAGTAAAACTATCAAAACACCTAACCATAGATGTTTAGATACATATTTTAAAGGAGGAGTTAATATGAAAGCGACGAAATGGGTTTCTACAGCAGTAGCATTAACGCTTATGGGTAGTGTGGCAATTGGTTGTGCCAAAAAAGAGGAACCATCTGCATCACCGACTGGCGATACTAAAGGTACGGCAGCTCCTGCGGCATCTAACAAACCGCAAGAAATTAAAATTAACTTTACTGCAGAGCCGCCTGTTATGGATAGCTCCAAAGCAACAGCTAATGCTGCTTTCACATTCATTAGCGCATTTAATGAAGGTCTTTATCGTACTGACAAAGACGGCAAAGCGACTCCTGGTCTTGCAAAAGATTTCCCTAAAATTTCAGCTGATGGTCTAACTTACACGATCGACATTCGCGACAATGCGAACTGGTCAGATGGTCAACCAGTAAAAGCTCAAGACTTTGTTTATTCTTTCAAACGTACATTGGATCCAGCAACAAAAGGGCAATATAGCTTCGTAGTAGCTTGGATTAAAGGTGGAGAAGCTGTAACGAAAGCAAAAACACCTGAAGATGTTAAAAAAGCTCAAGATGCACTTGGCGTAAAAGCAATTAGCGACAAACAACTTGAAATTAAACTTGAGAAACCAGTTACCTTCTTTACACAAATGCTTGCGTTCGGAACTTTCTTGCCACAAAGAGAAGATTTCGTTACAAAAGCTGGCGATAAATATGGAGCAGAAGCTGATAAAGTTATTGGTGCAGGTCCATTTATTTTAAGCAAATGGGATCATGGCCAAACACTTGAACTTGTTAAAAACGAAAAATATTGGGATGCAGCTAACGTTAAGCTTACGAAAGCAACTATCAATATCGTAAAAGATACAAATACAGGACTTAACTTGTACGAAACAGATGCAGCTGATTTGGCTGAAATCAATCGCGATCAACTTAAACTATATGCAGGTAAACCAGACAACTTGCCTAAACCTGAGTTGACTAACTCTTACCTGATGTTCCAAACGAAAAAAGTTCCTGCCCTGGCTAACAAGAAAATCCGTCAAGCTCTAGGTATGGCAATCGATCGCCAAGCGTATGTAGATACTGTTCTTGCTAACGGATCTGTGGCTTCTACAGGTTTAGTACCTGGTGGTACTTCGGATGGTGCAGGCGGGGATTTCCGTAAATCCGCTGGCGAAACACAACCTAAATTCGATGCTGCTAAAGCAAAACAATTGCTTGCTGAAGGTTTGAAAGAAGCTGGTTTAACAGCTCTTCCAAAAATGAAAGTGAACGCGGACGATACAGAAACTGCGAAAAAATCACTTGAGTTCATTCTTGCACAATGGAAACAAAACCTTGGATACGAAGCAGAAGCGAACCCAGTTCCGCATGCATTGCGTATCGAGTTGTCCTCCAAACATGACTTCGAAATCGTTCTATCCCTATGGGGCGCGGATTACAACGATCCAATGACATTCTTGGATATGTGGGTAACTGGTGGAGAGTTTGATGAAGGTGACTACAGCAACCCGCAATATGATACGCTTGTTAAGCAAGCTCAAACGGAAATTGATCCTTCCAAACGTGCGAAAGCAATGATTGAAGCTGAGAAAATCCTGATGGATGATCAAGGTGTAGCGCCGCTGTACTTCCGTACTCGTGCTTACTTGAAAAAGCCATCAGTTAACGGTTTGATTCTTCCATCATTTGGTCAAGAATGGGAACTGAAATGGACTTCGATTAAGTAATCCAAAGTTTCTTAAAGTGTTACAAGAAGGGGCCGTTCGCACCTCGTGGGAGCGGCCCCTTCTAAATTTCTCAGCTGTTCATTTTAATAAAGGAGGAGCATTATGGTTAAGTTCATTCTTCGCCGTTTCTTATATGCGCTTATTACGTTATGGCTTATTGCATCATTCACATTCGTATTGATGAAAAACTTACCAGGTAATCCACTGGGAGAAGGCGCCGAAAAGATTCCTAAGGCTACGAAAGAGATGCTGATGAAGCAATACGGTTTAGATAAGCCACTATGGGAACAATATTTGACATTCATGAACAACATCATCCATGGCGATCTAGGAGCTTCCTTTCAATTCCCTGCTCACAAAGTTACTGATATTATCAAACAAGCATTTCCTTCTTCACTAGAACTCGGGTTGATCTCTATCGCTATTGCTATTATTGCTGGTCTTACACTAGGAATTATTGCGGCGCTCAAGCATAATAAAGCAGGCGATTACACCGCTATGTTTATCGCGATTTTGGGTGTTTCCATCCCATCATTTGTTCTAGGTCCATTGCTTTCGTACTATATTGGCGTTAAATGGGGGATTCTTCCGGCAGGTTTGTGGAAAGGGCCAAGCTATCGCATATTGCCAGCGATTTCTCTTTCATTTGGAACCATAGCCATTTTGGCTCGCTTGATGCGTACTTCGATGCTGGACGTTCTAAATCAAGATTACATTAAAACGGCTAAATCCAAAGGTTTGTCCAACTTTACGGTTGTTGTGAAACATACGATTCGAAATGCGATTTTACCAGTTATCACGATTATCGGCCCAATATTTGTAAACGTTATTACAGGTACTCTTGTTGTTGAACAAATTTTCTCAGTGCCAGGCTTAGGTAAACACTTCGTTTCATCGGTTTATTCCAACGATTACACTATGATTTCTGGATTAACGATTTTCTATTCTGCCATTCTCATTTTGGTTATCTTTATCACAGACATCGTGTATGGTTTTGTAGACCCTAGAATTCGTCTTGGGAAAGGCGGGAAATAATACATGCAAACTCCGAAAAACGCAACAGAGAATAGCTACAAGTTTGCTCCCGTTGCAAAAGAAACATTGACTGGCGAAAGGATTGTAAGACCTTCGCTCAATTATTGGCAGGACGCTTGGAGACGACTTAAGAAAAATAGACTGGCTATGGCTGGCTTAATTATATTGGTTGCTTTAATCGTACTCGCGATTATCGTGCCTTTTGTTTCAAGCTACGATTATCAGACGCAGGATCTTAAAATAAAGAACGTGTCCCCTAACGCCCAGCACTGGTTCGGTACAGACGACTTCGGTCGCGATCTTTGGACCCGTGTATGGTGGGGAACCCGTATCTCATTGTTTATCGGGATTGTTGCCGCGCTGATTGACTTGGTTATCGGTGTTATCTATGGTGGTATTTCCGCTTACTACGGCGGGAAAGTCGATGAAGTCATGCAGCGTGCGATTGAAATCGTTTATGCGATTCCTTTCTTGCTGATCGCGATTCTGCTCATTATGGTTATCGGTTCCGGTATTTCTTCTATTATTTTGGCCATGGCAATAACGGGCTGGGTTCCTATGGCACGCTTGGTGCGCGGTCAAATGCTAACGCTGAAAGAGCAAGAGTTCGTGCTTGCATCCCGTACACTTGGTGCATCGCCAATGAGAATTATTATGCGCAGCTTGATTCCTAATGCCTTAGGTATCATCATCGTGCAAATTACCTTTGTTGTTCCAGCCGCTATCTTTACTGAAGCGTTCCTTAGCTTCATTGGTCTAGGTGTTAAACCGCCGCTCGCATCGCTGGGTAACTTGCTTTCTGACGGCGCCAACTATATTCGGTTATATCCGCATCGCCTTATTTTCCCGACTATTATTTTCAGCTTGATTCTATTAAGCTTCAATTTACTCGGCGACGGGCTTCGTGATGCGCTTGATCCAAAAATGCGCAAGTAAGAAGGGGTGAATAATGATGAGCACCAATAACAATTTACTTGAAGTAAAAGATTTGAAAGTTTCTTTCCGGACATATGCAGGGGAAGTTCAAGCTGTTCGCGGCGTATCTTTTTCTTTGAAAAAAGGTGAAGTGTTGGCGATTGTAGGTGAATCCGGCTGCGGTAAGTCCGTTACGGCACAAACGCTCATGCGTTTAATTCCTACTCCGCCTAGCTATATAAAAAGCGGTTCTATCATGTTTGACGGGAAATTGGATATTACCAAGCTTTCGAACAAGCAAATGGAGAAAATTCGCGGATCCGAAATGGGGATGATTTTCCAGGATCCGATGACTTCTTTGAATCCGACGATGAAAGTCGGCGATCAAATTACTGAAGGTTTGATCAAGCATGAAGGTTTGAGTAAAAAAGCTGCAACTGAGAAAGCGATTGAAATTCTCAAGCTTGTAGGCATTAACTCCCCAGAGGGCCGTATTCATCAGTATCCACATGAGCTCTCCGGTGGTATGCGTCAACGTGTTATGATTGCTATCGCACTTGCGTGTTCACCAAAACTGCTTATCGCAGATGAGCCAACAACAGCTCTAGACGTAACGATTCAAGCTCAGATTATTGATTTGATGAAGACGATATCTGAAAAAACGGACTCATCCATTATCTTAATTACTCACGATCTCGGTGTCGTTGCAGATATGGCTCAACGTGTTGTCGTTATGTACGCTGGGAAAATTATTGAGCAAGGTACAGTAGATGAAATTTTCTATGAGCCGCAGCATCCGTATACATGGGGCTTGCTTCGTTCAGTGCCGCGTTTGGATACGAATAGTAATGAGGAGTTAGTACCAATTCCGGGAACGCCACCAGATCTATTCGCACCTCCAAAAGGGTGTGCTTTTGCAGCAAGATGTCCATATGCGATGAATCATTGTTTGGAAGAAGATCCAGAGCATACGTCGCTTTCTGAGACGCACAGTGCTGCTTGCTGGTTGCTGCACCCTGATGCACCGAAGGTTGAACGTCCTGTAGGAGTGGGAGGTCATCAACATGTCTAAGTCTAATCAACCTATCTTACAAATTCGTAATATGAAGAAGCATTTTAACCTTGGCAACGGTAAAATTTTGAAAGCTGTTGACAATTTCTCTATAGAAATTAAACGCGGTGAAACATTTGGTCTCGTAGGGGAATCCGGATGTGGGAAGTCGACTGCGGGTAGAACGATTATCAAGCTTTATGATGCAACGGAAGGCGAAGTTATTTTCGACGGTGAAGATGTTCATAAATTGAAGGGTAAGAAGTTGAAAGACTTTAATCGGAATATGCAAATGGTATTCCAAGATCCTTACGCTTCTTTGAACCCTCGTATGACAGTTGGAAATATCATTGCTGAAGGTATTGATATTCATGGTTTGTACAAAGGCGCTAAACGCAAAGAGCGCGTAATGGAATTGCTTCGCGCCGTTGGTTTGAACGATGAGCATGCCAACCGTTTCCCGCATGAGTTTTCCGGCGGTCAGCGTCAACGTATCGGGATTGCCCGTGCGCTTGCGATTGAGCCGAAATTCATTATTGCGGATGAGCCGATCTCTGCATTGGACGTTTCCGTACAGGCTCAGGTTGTAAACCTGTTCAAAAGATTACAGAAGGAAATGGGCTTAACTTACCTATTTATTGCGCATGACTTGGCGATGGTTAAGCATATTTCTGATCGTATCGGCGTTATGTACCTTGGTAACCTTGTGGAGGTAACGACGTCTGACGCACTCTACGCGAAGCCGCTTCATCCTTACACACAATCACTGCTATCGGCGATTCCGATCCCAGATCCGGAAATTGAGCGTACACGTGAGCGCATCATTCTACAAGGTGATGTACCAAGTCCGCTTAATCCGCCTAGTGGATGTCCGTTCCGTACGCGTTGTCCGCAAGCAATGCCGCAGTGTGCGGAATCGATGCCGACATCCAAAGAAGTGGAACCCAATCACTTCGTAGCTTGTCATTTGTATTAAGATTATCCAGCCGTCCCTTCAGGGACGGCTTTTTCATGTCCAATTGTAATTATTAAAAATACAGTTTTGACGATTGCTGACCTTACGTGTACAATCAAAGAATAGTCGTTTTATTTGGTATGAAGAGGAGACACTAGTCGCGTATGCAAATGGAAACTTTTCATTGGAAGAAAAATCAGAAGTTAGCGGAAGATTACATAGCTCAAACGGATAATGCTAAGGCTTTATATCCTTACCATTTCGGAAACTTGGAAGACTGGCAATCCAGAGCGCAATGGTTGGATGAACCAAAGACTTCTCCTCAAGTTGATCGAGGACGCTTGGTGCAAGTTTTACAGAAATATAATGAGAAAATTGGGAATGCACAGGCTGCATTTGACCAAATCTCGAAATTGGCTGATAAGAATACACTTGCTATTGTTGGTGGCCAACAAGCCGGATTATTCGGCGGTTCACTGCTAGTATTGTACAAAGCCATTACCATTGTTCAATTGGCTCGTGAATGGAGTGGTAAATTACAACGGCCCGTTGTGCCGATCTTTTGGATCGCTGGTGAGGATCATGATTTCGATGAAGTGAACCATACGTTTACGCTATCAAATGCCCAGCAAATTGAGAAAATCAAGGTTGATCATCCGACAGGGCGGCGCACATCCGTTAGCAGACTGCCTATTGAACCTGATGCATGGAAAGAGGCCTTGACCGCGTTGGATCAATCTCTGATGGATACAGAGTTTAAAGCTTCGCTAATCGCTAAGCTGGAGGGTACAATAGAGGATGGGGCGACATTATCGGATGCTTTTGCTCGCTGGATGGCTATCCTCTTTGGAGAATACGGTCTTGTCCTTATAGACTCCGATGAACCTTCCCTGCGAGCTTTGGAAGCGCCTATGTTTGAGAAGCTGATCCTACAGAATGAAGCATTCTCAGGATCGTTGCAGAAGAGTCAGGATGCTGCTCAGCAAGCAGGATATGAGAGTCAAGCTGAAATAAGCAAAGATGGAGCTAATTTATTTGTATTTGCAGATGGACAGCGGCTGCTGCTGCATCGTGAAGGAGAACGATTTACAGATAAGAAGAAGGAAAATAGTTATACGAGACAGCA
It contains:
- a CDS encoding RsfA family transcriptional regulator, with amino-acid sequence MSAIRQDAWSDEDDLILAEVTLRHIREGSTQLSAFEEVGERIGRTAAACGFRWNSFVRKKYEAAIQIAKAQRQKRTQLKKHAAVSISGSSSIGLLDGPELSSGKVETFTEETLSIDAVIRFLRQWRNTYQDMNRHIKNLEKELQDKEDELDRLGRENNKLNKQVNEVETDYRVVNDDYKALIQIMDRARKMAFLVEEEEEEKPRFKMDANGNLERVD
- a CDS encoding ketopantoate reductase family protein, translating into MHILIVGAGSLGLLFAAKLSAVCEHMTVLARSREQADALAQKGIELVGTAESIRTTRSGVIDFRYYIEEAETANSTLHHFDYIFLMVKQPAISQELINNLKSQMSEDTYVISFQNGIGHEMRLGEELGRESLLLAVTTEGARRESLTAVTHTGHGVSYIGKTEDSDHTVNSTHILLVEMLEKAGFHTMMSKNINVRIWSKLTINAVINPLTAILRVKNGDLLLSPWTRKLMNNLYQEARLVATAKGVLLPDELWDTLLSVCEATSQNHSSMLQDIEQSRRTEIDHINGSLVKMAIELNLEIPTHQTVYQLVKALE
- a CDS encoding DUF3397 domain-containing protein is translated as MMNVLASWISTIYAALAVAPFITFILLWFLVFVFLRDKKMTTRLTMDVTTLFLLGSVSLMWNQLFHTNFGFWLIALVLLIAFGIIGGYQTHLKGKTELLKVSRVVWRLSFLGLSALYILLFFLHIGRNYIFST
- a CDS encoding peptide ABC transporter substrate-binding protein, encoding MKATKWVSTAVALTLMGSVAIGCAKKEEPSASPTGDTKGTAAPAASNKPQEIKINFTAEPPVMDSSKATANAAFTFISAFNEGLYRTDKDGKATPGLAKDFPKISADGLTYTIDIRDNANWSDGQPVKAQDFVYSFKRTLDPATKGQYSFVVAWIKGGEAVTKAKTPEDVKKAQDALGVKAISDKQLEIKLEKPVTFFTQMLAFGTFLPQREDFVTKAGDKYGAEADKVIGAGPFILSKWDHGQTLELVKNEKYWDAANVKLTKATINIVKDTNTGLNLYETDAADLAEINRDQLKLYAGKPDNLPKPELTNSYLMFQTKKVPALANKKIRQALGMAIDRQAYVDTVLANGSVASTGLVPGGTSDGAGGDFRKSAGETQPKFDAAKAKQLLAEGLKEAGLTALPKMKVNADDTETAKKSLEFILAQWKQNLGYEAEANPVPHALRIELSSKHDFEIVLSLWGADYNDPMTFLDMWVTGGEFDEGDYSNPQYDTLVKQAQTEIDPSKRAKAMIEAEKILMDDQGVAPLYFRTRAYLKKPSVNGLILPSFGQEWELKWTSIK
- a CDS encoding ABC transporter permease, whose product is MVKFILRRFLYALITLWLIASFTFVLMKNLPGNPLGEGAEKIPKATKEMLMKQYGLDKPLWEQYLTFMNNIIHGDLGASFQFPAHKVTDIIKQAFPSSLELGLISIAIAIIAGLTLGIIAALKHNKAGDYTAMFIAILGVSIPSFVLGPLLSYYIGVKWGILPAGLWKGPSYRILPAISLSFGTIAILARLMRTSMLDVLNQDYIKTAKSKGLSNFTVVVKHTIRNAILPVITIIGPIFVNVITGTLVVEQIFSVPGLGKHFVSSVYSNDYTMISGLTIFYSAILILVIFITDIVYGFVDPRIRLGKGGK
- a CDS encoding ABC transporter permease — translated: MQTPKNATENSYKFAPVAKETLTGERIVRPSLNYWQDAWRRLKKNRLAMAGLIILVALIVLAIIVPFVSSYDYQTQDLKIKNVSPNAQHWFGTDDFGRDLWTRVWWGTRISLFIGIVAALIDLVIGVIYGGISAYYGGKVDEVMQRAIEIVYAIPFLLIAILLIMVIGSGISSIILAMAITGWVPMARLVRGQMLTLKEQEFVLASRTLGASPMRIIMRSLIPNALGIIIVQITFVVPAAIFTEAFLSFIGLGVKPPLASLGNLLSDGANYIRLYPHRLIFPTIIFSLILLSFNLLGDGLRDALDPKMRK
- a CDS encoding ABC transporter ATP-binding protein produces the protein MMSTNNNLLEVKDLKVSFRTYAGEVQAVRGVSFSLKKGEVLAIVGESGCGKSVTAQTLMRLIPTPPSYIKSGSIMFDGKLDITKLSNKQMEKIRGSEMGMIFQDPMTSLNPTMKVGDQITEGLIKHEGLSKKAATEKAIEILKLVGINSPEGRIHQYPHELSGGMRQRVMIAIALACSPKLLIADEPTTALDVTIQAQIIDLMKTISEKTDSSIILITHDLGVVADMAQRVVVMYAGKIIEQGTVDEIFYEPQHPYTWGLLRSVPRLDTNSNEELVPIPGTPPDLFAPPKGCAFAARCPYAMNHCLEEDPEHTSLSETHSAACWLLHPDAPKVERPVGVGGHQHV
- a CDS encoding ABC transporter ATP-binding protein, translating into MSKSNQPILQIRNMKKHFNLGNGKILKAVDNFSIEIKRGETFGLVGESGCGKSTAGRTIIKLYDATEGEVIFDGEDVHKLKGKKLKDFNRNMQMVFQDPYASLNPRMTVGNIIAEGIDIHGLYKGAKRKERVMELLRAVGLNDEHANRFPHEFSGGQRQRIGIARALAIEPKFIIADEPISALDVSVQAQVVNLFKRLQKEMGLTYLFIAHDLAMVKHISDRIGVMYLGNLVEVTTSDALYAKPLHPYTQSLLSAIPIPDPEIERTRERIILQGDVPSPLNPPSGCPFRTRCPQAMPQCAESMPTSKEVEPNHFVACHLY
- the bshC gene encoding bacillithiol biosynthesis cysteine-adding enzyme BshC, translating into MQMETFHWKKNQKLAEDYIAQTDNAKALYPYHFGNLEDWQSRAQWLDEPKTSPQVDRGRLVQVLQKYNEKIGNAQAAFDQISKLADKNTLAIVGGQQAGLFGGSLLVLYKAITIVQLAREWSGKLQRPVVPIFWIAGEDHDFDEVNHTFTLSNAQQIEKIKVDHPTGRRTSVSRLPIEPDAWKEALTALDQSLMDTEFKASLIAKLEGTIEDGATLSDAFARWMAILFGEYGLVLIDSDEPSLRALEAPMFEKLILQNEAFSGSLQKSQDAAQQAGYESQAEISKDGANLFVFADGQRLLLHREGERFTDKKKENSYTRQQLQDLALTTPENLSNNVMSRPLMQEFLFPVLATVLGPGEIAYWSLTKHAFELFGMKMPIIAPRMEFTLIEGTVLKQMNKYGFTFEDVLERFEHKKQEWLDAQDTLQLNERFEAVKSDFSVNYAPLVESLAAINPGVKKLGETNLAKILEQIDFLRNKAGEAYKTQFDAALRQLERIRLTILPFAKPQERVYNGCAYMNRYGNEWLRDLVETPIPVDGLHRIYYL